The DNA region GCTTCGGATCCTGCTTGAGCAGCTTGGCGATCTCTTTCAGGGCAGGCTCTGATTCGGGCTTGACCTCGGCCTTATTAAAATCGAAGTAGATGCCGTAGATAGCAACATGGCCTGTGCGTGAAATATCCCCGGCCATCGCAGTAGCGTCCACAGTTACAAGACCCGTCTCCATTTGCCTGGTCTCTATTATGTTGAGATAGGTGTTTCGATAATAATCCTCTGCGTGCAAAGCCACATATACATCCCCCTGTTGGCGCCTCAACTTCGCAGCAAGATAACGACCATCATAGCCTCCTCCAAGGTAGCCCAGAGGTTCGTGGGTAATCCAGTTGCTGCCGCACTCCCCCTGCTTGTTATTACAGGTGAACAGGACTTCGAAACCTGCCTGCTTCAGCGCCATCTCATAGTTGCGGAATATCTCCAGTGCAGAGCGCCCTTGGGGATTCTTGTATTCAATGAGTGTTATCTTCCCTTCGAGCGGCTTGGTTTTCTTGAACTTCCCTGAA from Nitrospirota bacterium includes:
- a CDS encoding DUF4892 domain-containing protein, whose product is MRNSYLGRVFLLFPLLVMLVLSSPIVAFAQDVEGSRDHPVIKRYPGSIISKYSQQEFGEYQLILGPYTDSGKFKKTKPLEGKITLIEYKNPQGRSALEIFRNYEMALKQAGFEVLFTCNNKQGECGSNWITHEPLGYLGGGYDGRYLAAKLRRQQGDVYVALHAEDYYRNTYLNIIETRQMETGLVTVDATAMAGDISRTGHVAIYGIYFDFNKAEVKPESEPALKEIAKLLKQDPKLKLHVVGHTDSVGELKFNMDLSKRRADSVIKELTIKHGIAAARLRADGVGPLSPVASNKTDEGRAKNRRVELVEQ